From Sphingomonas hengshuiensis, one genomic window encodes:
- a CDS encoding GTP-binding protein, with the protein MLAEDRRLPVTVLSGFLGAGKTTTLNHILANREGRRVAVIVNDMSEVNIDADLVRGGDAALARSEESLVEMTNGCICCTLRDDLLKEVRALAEAGRFDSLVIESTGISEPLPVATTFSFRDEAGNCLGDVARLDTMVTVVDAVNLLADYSSQDFLADRGESLGEDDRRSLVGLLVEQIEFADVVLINKASAVSPEHLAIVKKLVASLNADARIIPCDQGRAPLAAMLDTGLFDEEKAAQHPLWAKELYGYASHQPETEEYGIESFVYRARAPFDPAKLYAFLTDGGLDHVVRAKGHFWLATRPDWVGELAVAGAQTMTSRMGRWWGSIPKRDWPNDDRFERFVAQHWDSVWGDRRQELVFIGIGMDEAHIRHRLDACLLPVKALTPERWMGLRDPFPRWEPELEAAE; encoded by the coding sequence ATGCTGGCTGAAGATCGCCGCCTCCCTGTGACCGTGCTCTCGGGCTTTCTGGGCGCGGGTAAGACCACCACGCTCAATCACATCCTTGCCAACCGCGAGGGGCGGCGCGTTGCGGTCATCGTCAACGACATGTCGGAAGTGAATATCGATGCAGACCTCGTTCGCGGCGGCGATGCGGCGCTGGCGCGTAGCGAGGAGAGCCTGGTCGAGATGACCAATGGCTGCATCTGCTGCACGCTGCGCGACGATTTGCTGAAAGAGGTGCGCGCGCTGGCGGAGGCGGGCCGGTTCGACAGTCTGGTGATCGAAAGCACCGGCATTTCCGAGCCGCTGCCGGTCGCGACGACCTTTTCCTTCCGCGACGAAGCGGGCAATTGCCTCGGCGACGTCGCGCGACTGGATACGATGGTGACGGTCGTCGACGCGGTCAATCTGCTCGCCGACTATTCGAGCCAGGATTTCCTCGCCGATCGCGGCGAGAGCCTGGGCGAGGACGATAGGCGCAGCCTGGTCGGGCTGCTGGTCGAACAGATCGAATTCGCCGATGTCGTCCTCATCAACAAGGCGAGCGCGGTGTCGCCCGAGCACCTCGCGATCGTCAAGAAGCTGGTCGCCTCGCTCAACGCCGACGCGCGGATCATTCCCTGCGATCAGGGCAGGGCGCCGCTTGCGGCGATGCTCGATACCGGGCTTTTCGACGAGGAGAAGGCCGCGCAGCATCCGCTCTGGGCGAAGGAGCTCTATGGCTATGCCAGCCATCAGCCCGAGACGGAGGAATATGGCATTGAGAGCTTCGTCTATCGGGCGCGGGCACCGTTTGATCCCGCCAAGCTCTACGCCTTCCTGACCGATGGCGGGCTCGACCATGTCGTGCGCGCCAAGGGGCATTTCTGGCTGGCGACACGGCCGGACTGGGTGGGGGAACTGGCCGTCGCCGGGGCGCAGACGATGACGTCGCGGATGGGGCGCTGGTGGGGGTCTATCCCGAAGCGCGATTGGCCCAACGACGACCGGTTCGAACGCTTCGTGGCGCAGCATTGGGACTCGGTCTGGGGCGATCGCCGGCAGGAACTGGTGTTCATCGGCATCGGCATGGACGAGGCGCATATCCGCCATCGTCTCGACGCCTGTCTGTTGCCGGTAAAGGCGCTGACGCCCGAGAGGTGGATGGGCCTGCGCGATCCCTTCCCGCGCTGGGAGCCGGAACTGGAGGCGGCGGAATGA
- a CDS encoding DUF1826 domain-containing protein translates to MTVAAIVRDDSVVTSESPEILRRIVEPDVHLAVWARPLPHALTDLQAIDWDTIDDIDAIVAVDALTVDVPALVAAAGYAEAAGAALTEELVALCTDFGAIMGCTLLKLRLEVVETDACRRFHTDNVTARLLMPLVGPGTQWIHAGADEDIRALRAGEVGVFKGRLWAEKPMILHRSPPIAATGETRLLFALNPWVRGENG, encoded by the coding sequence ATGACCGTGGCTGCGATCGTGCGCGACGACAGTGTTGTTACGAGCGAAAGCCCCGAAATACTGCGCCGAATCGTCGAGCCCGACGTGCATCTTGCCGTGTGGGCGCGCCCGCTGCCGCACGCATTGACGGACTTGCAGGCGATCGATTGGGACACCATCGACGATATCGATGCGATCGTTGCGGTCGATGCGCTGACGGTCGACGTTCCGGCGCTTGTCGCAGCGGCCGGATATGCCGAGGCAGCGGGCGCGGCTCTCACCGAGGAACTGGTAGCGCTCTGCACGGACTTCGGCGCGATCATGGGCTGCACGCTATTGAAACTGCGGCTCGAAGTCGTGGAGACCGACGCCTGCCGCCGCTTTCACACCGACAATGTGACCGCCCGGCTCCTGATGCCGCTGGTCGGTCCGGGTACCCAGTGGATCCATGCCGGTGCCGACGAAGATATCCGGGCGCTACGGGCCGGGGAGGTGGGGGTGTTCAAGGGGCGGCTATGGGCGGAGAAACCGATGATCCTGCACCGCTCCCCACCCATCGCGGCAACCGGGGAGACTCGCTTGCTGTTCGCGCTCAATCCGTGGGTCAGGGGCGAAAACGGGTGA
- a CDS encoding LysR family transcriptional regulator, whose amino-acid sequence MYREGLKELAAVVAIAKRGSFRAAALDLGMSTTALSNAVGRLEANLGVRLFNRTTRSVSLTEAGRQFVAQVSPALQDIDDAMENARSQQSVPSGTIRINAFPTAARAIMAPLVVEFVRRYPQVHVDIVTEARLVDIVADGFDLGVREFDLVPSDMVALSLRHPQRFAVVGAPAYFEARDRPNNPADLLQHPCIRVRLPDGALYRWQFRRGEETAQVDVRGPVTLDEASIARMAVIEGLGLGFFMDQDVREDIEAGRLIRVLEDWTPPFGSLCLYYPGRRNPSAAFRAFLDLARELSGA is encoded by the coding sequence ATGTATCGTGAGGGGTTGAAGGAACTCGCGGCGGTCGTCGCCATCGCAAAGCGCGGCTCGTTCCGCGCCGCCGCGCTCGATCTGGGGATGTCGACGACCGCGCTGAGCAACGCCGTCGGCAGGCTCGAAGCCAATCTCGGCGTCCGTCTGTTCAACCGCACCACGCGGAGCGTATCGCTCACCGAGGCCGGACGGCAATTCGTGGCGCAGGTAAGCCCTGCCCTGCAGGATATCGACGACGCGATGGAGAACGCCCGGTCGCAACAGTCGGTGCCCTCGGGCACGATCCGGATCAACGCATTCCCCACCGCCGCGCGCGCGATCATGGCGCCGCTGGTCGTCGAATTCGTCCGCCGCTATCCGCAGGTGCATGTCGATATCGTCACCGAGGCGCGGCTGGTCGACATCGTCGCCGACGGCTTCGACCTGGGGGTGCGGGAGTTCGATCTCGTGCCCAGCGACATGGTCGCGCTTTCGCTACGCCACCCGCAGCGATTCGCGGTCGTCGGCGCCCCCGCTTATTTCGAGGCGCGGGATCGTCCGAACAACCCCGCCGACCTGTTGCAGCACCCCTGTATCCGCGTGCGCCTGCCCGATGGCGCGCTCTACCGATGGCAGTTTCGCAGGGGCGAGGAGACGGCGCAGGTCGATGTTCGCGGCCCCGTCACCCTCGATGAGGCGAGCATTGCCCGCATGGCCGTGATCGAGGGCCTGGGCCTCGGCTTCTTCATGGATCAGGATGTGCGCGAAGACATCGAGGCCGGTCGCCTGATCCGTGTGCTGGAGGACTGGACGCCGCCCTTCGGCAGCCTGTGCCTCTATTATCCCGGGCGCCGAAACCCTTCCGCCGCGTTCAGGGCCTTTCTGGACCTCGCCCGCGAGCTGAGCGGTGCGTGA
- a CDS encoding CobW family GTP-binding protein gives MSKVFAGPQSLIPVSVLTGFLGSGKTTLLNHLVHAPEMRRALVVINEFGAISLDHDLIARSTDDLVVEMMGGCLCCTIRGDLLRTLRDAPWRFARDGTCWFDRVVIETTGLADPAPILHTLMTDAHLATLYRLDGVIATVDAATGMATLDAQEEAIKQAAMADRILLTKTDLAAPEERAAIERRLRAINPAAPTLPVLQGAVDPASLFDAGLYDPASKTNDVRRWLQAEAYQGGHGHGHGHDHGHTHPHHHDVNRHDDHIHATCLTFDEPLDADGFERWLDILTLFKGPDILRVKGIVNLAGQPKPVVIHGVQHIFHPPVLLDAWPSEDRRTRLVFITRDISAEELRETLMLLTSGIQRYGLAGFVEGLLNEGAPALAPNQAGA, from the coding sequence ATGAGCAAAGTGTTCGCCGGGCCGCAATCGCTGATCCCGGTATCGGTGCTCACCGGGTTCCTTGGCAGCGGCAAGACCACCCTGCTCAACCATCTGGTCCATGCGCCCGAGATGCGGCGCGCGCTGGTCGTCATCAACGAATTCGGCGCGATCAGCCTCGACCATGACCTCATTGCCCGATCGACCGACGATCTGGTCGTGGAAATGATGGGCGGCTGTCTGTGCTGCACGATCCGCGGCGACCTGCTGCGGACCTTGCGCGACGCGCCCTGGCGTTTCGCGCGCGACGGGACATGCTGGTTCGACCGGGTGGTGATCGAAACCACCGGCCTCGCCGATCCCGCGCCGATCCTGCACACGCTGATGACCGACGCGCATCTGGCCACGCTCTACCGGCTCGACGGTGTGATCGCGACGGTCGATGCCGCCACGGGCATGGCGACGCTCGATGCGCAGGAGGAAGCGATCAAGCAGGCGGCGATGGCGGACCGCATCCTGCTTACCAAGACCGATCTCGCTGCCCCGGAGGAGCGGGCCGCGATCGAGCGGCGGCTGCGCGCGATCAATCCCGCCGCGCCGACCCTTCCGGTCCTGCAGGGTGCGGTCGACCCGGCCTCGCTCTTCGATGCCGGTCTTTATGACCCCGCGTCGAAGACCAACGACGTCCGGCGCTGGCTTCAGGCCGAGGCTTATCAAGGCGGGCATGGGCACGGGCACGGGCATGACCATGGTCACACCCATCCACACCATCATGACGTGAACCGGCACGATGACCATATCCACGCGACCTGCCTGACCTTCGACGAACCGCTCGACGCCGACGGGTTCGAGCGCTGGCTCGACATTCTCACTCTGTTCAAGGGCCCGGACATCCTGCGCGTGAAGGGGATCGTCAATCTCGCCGGCCAACCGAAGCCCGTCGTCATTCACGGGGTGCAACATATATTCCACCCGCCGGTGCTGCTCGACGCCTGGCCTTCCGAGGATCGGCGCACCCGGCTGGTCTTCATCACTCGCGATATTAGCGCCGAAGAGCTGCGGGAAACGCTGATGCTGTTGACGAGCGGCATCCAGCGCTACGGCCTCGCGGGCTTCGTGGAGGGACTGCTCAACGAAGGTGCGCCAGCCCTGGCGCCGAACCAGGCAGGCGCATGA
- a CDS encoding alkaline phosphatase PhoX, whose translation MNRRRFGIGMAAALGGLAVAGCARRTGALIAAGGAAPGYGPIVPDPAGLLDLPAGFSYRVVSQFGDAMSDGHVVPDRADGMGCLALPGGRHALVRNHELPVSRIADGALRGAKADIAAFDRLPDGRALPGGTTTIVLDDASGRVLSQHLSLAGTIRNCAGGITPWGSWLTCEEDVTRAGKGVGQDHGWVFEVPAAARGLVDPQPLRAMGRFNHEAAAVDPRTGIVYLTEDRDDGLLYRYLPERRGQLAAGGRLQALALPDPARTDSRNWTGADVAEGEWLAVRWVDLDGTDAPDDDLRLRGHRAGALRFARGEGIHWGDGELFFCCTSGGAAKLGQIMRLRPGKPDGGRATDRLQLFVESHGKAMLDFGDNLTVAPTGHLVVCEDQYTEVVANRLIGVTPAGATYVLGALTAQTELAGACFSPDGGTLYVNAYSPAKTLAITGPWRKVL comes from the coding sequence ATGAACCGCCGCCGCTTCGGGATCGGCATGGCGGCGGCGCTGGGCGGGCTGGCGGTGGCGGGTTGCGCCCGGCGGACTGGCGCGCTGATCGCAGCGGGTGGCGCAGCCCCCGGCTACGGCCCCATTGTGCCCGACCCGGCGGGTCTGCTCGATCTGCCCGCCGGCTTTTCCTACCGCGTCGTCTCTCAATTCGGCGACGCGATGAGCGACGGCCATGTCGTACCCGACCGCGCCGACGGCATGGGCTGCCTCGCCCTGCCCGGCGGCCGTCACGCGCTGGTGCGCAACCACGAACTGCCGGTAAGCCGGATCGCGGACGGCGCGCTGCGCGGGGCCAAGGCTGACATTGCCGCTTTCGACCGGTTGCCCGACGGTCGCGCACTGCCCGGCGGCACGACGACTATCGTCCTCGACGATGCGAGCGGTCGCGTCCTGTCGCAGCATCTGAGCCTCGCCGGGACGATCCGCAATTGCGCAGGTGGCATCACGCCATGGGGAAGCTGGCTGACCTGCGAAGAGGATGTCACGCGCGCAGGCAAGGGCGTCGGCCAGGATCATGGCTGGGTCTTTGAAGTCCCCGCCGCCGCGCGCGGCCTCGTCGATCCGCAGCCCCTCCGCGCGATGGGGCGGTTCAATCATGAAGCGGCGGCGGTCGATCCGCGCACCGGCATCGTCTATCTGACCGAAGATCGCGACGATGGCCTGCTCTATCGCTATCTGCCCGAACGGCGCGGGCAACTCGCTGCGGGCGGACGGCTCCAGGCCCTGGCGCTGCCCGATCCCGCGCGCACCGACAGCCGCAACTGGACGGGCGCCGACGTGGCCGAAGGCGAATGGCTGGCCGTCCGCTGGGTCGATCTCGACGGCACCGACGCGCCCGACGACGATCTGCGCCTGCGCGGCCATCGCGCCGGCGCGCTGCGCTTCGCGCGGGGCGAAGGCATCCATTGGGGCGATGGCGAGCTGTTCTTCTGCTGCACCTCGGGCGGCGCGGCGAAGCTGGGTCAGATCATGCGGCTGCGACCGGGCAAGCCGGACGGCGGGCGCGCAACCGACCGCCTCCAGCTCTTCGTCGAATCGCACGGCAAGGCGATGCTCGACTTCGGCGATAATCTGACCGTCGCCCCGACCGGCCATCTGGTCGTCTGCGAGGACCAATATACCGAGGTCGTCGCCAACCGCCTGATCGGCGTGACGCCGGCGGGTGCCACCTATGTGCTGGGCGCCCTCACCGCGCAGACCGAGCTTGCCG